The Bdellovibrionales bacterium DNA segment CGGATGCACTGTGTCGGCCAAGTATCCCAACGTCCCGTTCGCGTACTCGAAGTTTCCGCCCCATCGGTTGAAGGTGTCTAATAATGCCACTTGGTTTTCTGTCGCCAATGTTTTCAACACGTTGATATAGTCGGTCTGCTTGATGGTTTGGTTTTCTGTCCGGATGCCGTTGGCAATCAAAAGCACATCCCCGAACTGTTTGGCTCTAGAGATGAGTGTTTGCATGGTATTCTTGTATGCGACCAAATCGACTTGACTCATATAGTCATTGGTGAAAAACTCGATGATTGTCAGTGTGGGATTCCAGTAGTCGATTTCCGCAATCAGTACGTTGTTGTTCCATGTTACGTTCGCCGTCGAGCCGCCCGACTTGGATACGTTGTTGACCCGGACGCCCTTCGTCCCTTTCAACTCATACGCGCCAATCAACATGAGGTTCTTCCCTGCGTCATTCTGTGTGATGACCAAAGTGTGATCCCCTGCCGACAATCCTGTAATGGTAAACTCTTTGCAAGGTTCGGCAGCCGCCACGTTCGAGTTGAATTCCACGGGTGTCCCGCCGTCAACGGACGCCAAGAACTTACCGCCCGACGAGTTGGCATACGTCAGAATCTTGATGCCCGTCCCATTGAACGAGAGTGTCGCGGTTGACCCGAGCGTGGTAGACAAGCGACAATCCCCCATGATGCCGAACAAGACCTGTGTTGACCATGTACCAGTGAACGTCCATCGCAACGGCCCGACCGCGTTCGGGAAATGCGTAGAGACGACCCCACGACCAACGTCTCCGACTTTCTGAGTCAACTCTTTTCTAAGCAACGCCACCCAACTTTTCGTGGTGTAGTCGGTCGTGACGCCGCCCGTCGCGATACTTGTCCCGACGACGTTGAGGTTGACGATTTGGTCGGTCGCCTGCGCCTTGGCAAGCGCCGCCCGCCATCTTCGCAACCCTTTGTCCTTGTTGTAGATGGTCGTATCGACATGCTCGAACACGTCAGGAACGGTCGGAACCGGGTCGAAAAACGCCTTTTGAATGAGCGCCATTTCCGTATCTTTGTTCTTTAGCGTACCGTCGAAATAGCCGTTGTAATAGCTCAACCATTTATCGACTTGGCTTGCCGTCGGCTCTTTGCCTACACCAAAGATGTCCGTCAAGTCGAGGATGACCACCTTGTCCAAGAAGAAGTTTGTCCACCCGCTCGTTGCATTGTCATAAAAACGAACCTTGTGCGTGGTGTTGTTGGCCGTGAACAGGAGAGACAATCGTTCGCCGCCCGTCTTCGTGACGCTCGCCAACGGTTCCGCGAATCCGATCACGAACATCCGGGTCAACCCAATCAACCCATCGACAAGCGCCGATACATAATATTTGTGACCCGAAACGGTATTGAATGCGCTCGTGTCAGCTCCGCCATATTGAGCAGTCGCCAAGACTTGTAGGCGTCCGTTCACGACCGAAATCGAGGCATTATTCGTCAACCAACCAGTCGTGCCGTTGGCGAAGTCTCCGTTTGTAATGACGTTCTTCGGTTTCCCGTGGATGGCGTCCTCGATTTCTTCGAAACGGTTTCGTACCGTCGTGAAAGTTTTGTTTTTAGCCGTGGAGACGTGCGCGTCTGTGACCTCGGCATTGGCGTTCCCGCTACCGATGATTAATTCATCAATCCGCAGGTGAGCCGCGTCGGCCACTGCTTTGGGCGCTTTATCCGCCAACTGCGACGTTAATCTTTCATCAACTTCCGTTATTTCTGCTCTTGTTTCTGCGACTGCTGTATCTATAAACGCGTCCACCTCTACTTGTAATTCTTGTACGGCCAATTGCAATTCGTTCACGTCCTGATACCATGATGTTGATTCGATCGCGGTATCGGTCAAGACACCTTCCGCGACGTGATAAGCGAACGCGCGAGTTACGACAATCTTCCCGTCTGCAAAGTAAATCATGACCTCTGCGATGTGCGTCCCCTTCAAGATATAGCTTTGGGTTTCGAGCACGAATTCGCATTCTCCCTCAATCGCTGCCGTTACCGTACCATCCTGGAATACGATAGTTTTATCGGGTTTTCGAATCGCGAGCTTCACCGTCGCGTCACTCAAATCGACGCGTTCCTTGTCCTGTACGATGTCCGCGATAATCTTCACGGATTCATAATCGTTCGTGTTTACAAGGAAATTCTGGGCGTTAGTCTTCGTATTGTTCGTTCTTTCCGTGTCTAGTGTCAATTCCAGTGTCTTATACACGTCGTCACCTCTTTGTTAGTTTGTTCTTCGGTTGATGTAAAGCGCCCATAAGTTCGAGAACGGTGTCGCGACCTGGGAATAGTCAGACGCACGATTAAGGTTCAACCGCTCGTTGTGTCGGTTGTAAAAATGAACCTTCGACGTGATCCCGCCGCCGCTGACACCTACCCGAACCCCTAACTTCGTCAATGTTTCATCCGGCGTGACAGAAAGCGACACGACCGCGCCGCCGCTGAACCGTCTGATTTCCAAATCGCCGTTCTCGTCGATACATACCGATGAAATCCCGACGCTATGATGTGTTTCATTCGTATGAAGGTATACGCCCTCTGTCGGGTCTAGGCGGATTGCTCCGCCCCCGATCATCAATTCTGCGGTTAGCACTTCTTCGTTCGTAAACTGATACGGTTGTCTGCTCATTCTTTGCTGTACCCCTCACGTTTTTTAAATACTTCATGTACTCCTACGCCCGCCGACCCGCTCAACGCGCCCGCCCAAACAAGGATAGGCACTGATACCGATGGGAACAACGGAATGGCTAGGAAGCCCAATCCCGCGCCGATGAAGATAGATAATAGCGGGATGATGTTCTTTTTGATCGTAAACGCTTCTTTGACTGCTTGCATGACGCCCGCCGTAATGAACGCGAGCACACTAGACAGACCGACCATCTGATAGAACAACTGCAACGTTTCTTCACTCATGACTTACA contains these protein-coding regions:
- a CDS encoding BppU family phage baseplate upper protein, with translation MYKTLELTLDTERTNNTKTNAQNFLVNTNDYESVKIIADIVQDKERVDLSDATVKLAIRKPDKTIVFQDGTVTAAIEGECEFVLETQSYILKGTHIAEVMIYFADGKIVVTRAFAYHVAEGVLTDTAIESTSWYQDVNELQLAVQELQVEVDAFIDTAVAETRAEITEVDERLTSQLADKAPKAVADAAHLRIDELIIGSGNANAEVTDAHVSTAKNKTFTTVRNRFEEIEDAIHGKPKNVITNGDFANGTTGWLTNNASISVVNGRLQVLATAQYGGADTSAFNTVSGHKYYVSALVDGLIGLTRMFVIGFAEPLASVTKTGGERLSLLFTANNTTHKVRFYDNATSGWTNFFLDKVVILDLTDIFGVGKEPTASQVDKWLSYYNGYFDGTLKNKDTEMALIQKAFFDPVPTVPDVFEHVDTTIYNKDKGLRRWRAALAKAQATDQIVNLNVVGTSIATGGVTTDYTTKSWVALLRKELTQKVGDVGRGVVSTHFPNAVGPLRWTFTGTWSTQVLFGIMGDCRLSTTLGSTATLSFNGTGIKILTYANSSGGKFLASVDGGTPVEFNSNVAAAEPCKEFTITGLSAGDHTLVITQNDAGKNLMLIGAYELKGTKGVRVNNVSKSGGSTANVTWNNNVLIAEIDYWNPTLTIIEFFTNDYMSQVDLVAYKNTMQTLISRAKQFGDVLLIANGIRTENQTIKQTDYINVLKTLATENQVALLDTFNRWGGNFEYANGTLGYLADTVHPNDVGHQDIANFVIKTLIEA